The Thermithiobacillus plumbiphilus genome includes a window with the following:
- a CDS encoding TolC family protein, whose amino-acid sequence MPNAPGILLFVLSTVLLSSCASYQAKPLDSAAMQESLAAPSPALLQKMASELKHPRLPPLTLDFSKPLTDRELAVIAVIASPDLRAQRARAGVASAQVFSAGLLPDPQLSAGLDHPTSSGPDLVNAYNLGLSWDIFGLITRHAEQRIARTQAQQVRYDIAWQEWLTANQARLLGVRLGYLERQAGIAGQAEQVADSLYQAARRNLKRGDIKLDEFALRESALIDARDRLLALQREIEKNRQDLNRNLGLPPEQMLKLGIRPAAEPEATDPAQLFASARHERLDLLALQAGYASQEATLYRAVLGQFPRFNLGLSRASDTSGIRTIGASVSLDLPVFNRNRGNIALARATREQLFAEYSTRLFQTRADISQITADLMRLARERTALASKLPSLEHAESVLREASQRRDVPLLSYETIRASLLSYQLQLLSLDQNIAEQRAALDIAVGAPLQP is encoded by the coding sequence ATGCCAAATGCCCCGGGAATCCTGCTGTTCGTCCTGAGCACTGTGCTGCTGAGCAGCTGCGCCAGCTATCAGGCCAAACCGCTGGACAGCGCCGCCATGCAAGAGAGCCTGGCGGCGCCCTCACCCGCGTTGCTGCAGAAAATGGCGTCCGAGCTGAAACATCCGCGTCTGCCACCCCTGACACTCGATTTCAGCAAGCCCCTGACCGATCGCGAGCTGGCGGTCATCGCCGTCATTGCCAGTCCCGACTTGCGTGCCCAGCGCGCCCGCGCCGGCGTGGCCAGTGCCCAGGTGTTCAGCGCCGGCCTGTTGCCCGACCCGCAACTGAGCGCCGGCCTCGATCACCCCACCAGCAGCGGGCCGGATCTCGTCAACGCCTACAATCTGGGCCTGTCCTGGGACATCTTTGGACTCATCACCCGCCACGCCGAGCAGCGCATCGCCCGTACCCAGGCGCAGCAGGTACGCTATGACATTGCCTGGCAGGAATGGCTGACCGCCAATCAGGCACGCCTGCTCGGGGTGCGCCTGGGCTATCTGGAGCGCCAGGCGGGCATTGCCGGCCAGGCGGAACAGGTGGCGGACAGCCTGTATCAGGCCGCAAGGCGCAATCTAAAGCGCGGCGACATCAAGCTCGACGAGTTCGCCCTGCGCGAATCCGCCCTGATCGATGCCCGCGACCGCCTGCTGGCCCTGCAGCGCGAGATCGAAAAGAACCGCCAGGACCTCAATCGCAATCTGGGGCTGCCGCCGGAGCAGATGCTGAAGCTCGGCATCCGGCCGGCTGCCGAGCCCGAGGCCACTGATCCCGCGCAGCTCTTCGCCAGTGCCCGTCACGAGCGCCTGGATCTGTTGGCCCTGCAGGCCGGCTACGCCAGCCAGGAGGCGACGCTCTATCGCGCCGTGCTGGGCCAGTTCCCGCGCTTCAACCTTGGCCTTTCCCGGGCCAGCGACACCTCCGGCATCCGCACCATAGGCGCCAGCGTCAGCCTGGACCTGCCAGTGTTCAATCGCAATCGCGGCAATATCGCCCTGGCCCGCGCCACGCGCGAACAGCTTTTTGCCGAATACAGCACGCGCCTCTTTCAAACCCGCGCCGACATCAGCCAGATCACGGCGGATCTGATGCGCCTGGCGCGCGAGCGGACGGCGCTCGCCAGCAAGTTGCCGAGTCTGGAGCACGCCGAATCCGTGCTGCGTGAAGCCTCCCAGCGCCGCGACGTGCCATTGCTGAGTTACGAAACCATTCGCGCCAGCCTGCTCAGCTATCAACTGCAGTTGTTGAGCCTCGATCAGAACATCGCCGAACAGCGCGCCGCGCTGGATATCGCAGTCGGCGCGCCGCTTCAGCCCTAG
- a CDS encoding PepSY domain-containing protein, with amino-acid sequence MLNKSWIVAVLGALTLSGAGIVYASQPDREAQEDRQEIAALQQARVGLAQAVNAAEQHVRGKALAAELEMEKGKPVYEVEVASARGVMAVEVDTQTGNILKAVSEADEEKAESHDDKD; translated from the coding sequence ATGCTTAATAAATCATGGATTGTCGCAGTACTGGGTGCCTTGACGCTTTCAGGTGCGGGGATCGTTTACGCCAGCCAGCCGGATCGCGAGGCGCAGGAAGACCGGCAGGAGATCGCCGCGCTCCAGCAGGCCCGTGTCGGGCTGGCCCAGGCCGTCAATGCCGCTGAGCAGCATGTGCGCGGCAAGGCCCTGGCCGCCGAGCTCGAAATGGAAAAGGGCAAGCCGGTCTATGAAGTGGAGGTCGCCAGTGCCCGCGGCGTGATGGCGGTCGAGGTCGATACCCAGACCGGCAACATCCTCAAGGCCGTGTCCGAGGCCGATGAAGAAAAGGCCGAAAGCCACGACGACAAGGACTGA
- a CDS encoding response regulator — MRILLVEDDALLGDGVRQGLKLEGYAVDWLRDGAQADAALQSESYELLLLDLGLPRLSGLELLKALRIRGQTLPVLILTARDAVADRVQGLDAGADDYLVKPFDLDELAARVRALLRRPAAQAGSQLVHGDLVLDPATHTLSRAGQPVNLSAREYQLLHTLLSKAGRVLSREQLESALYGWDEEVESNAVEVHIHHLRKKLGTELIRTVRGAGYVIDRA; from the coding sequence ATGCGTATCCTGCTGGTGGAAGATGATGCCCTGCTCGGCGATGGCGTGCGCCAGGGCCTCAAACTGGAGGGCTATGCCGTGGACTGGCTGCGCGATGGTGCACAGGCTGATGCCGCCCTGCAGAGCGAGTCCTATGAACTCCTGCTGCTGGATCTTGGCCTGCCGCGCCTGTCCGGCCTGGAATTGTTGAAAGCCCTGCGAATCCGCGGCCAGACCCTGCCGGTGCTGATCCTCACCGCCCGCGATGCCGTGGCCGACCGGGTGCAGGGGCTCGACGCCGGCGCCGATGATTATCTGGTCAAGCCCTTCGATCTCGATGAGCTCGCCGCCCGCGTGCGCGCCCTGCTGCGCCGGCCCGCTGCTCAAGCCGGCAGCCAGCTCGTGCATGGCGATCTGGTGCTCGATCCCGCCACCCACACCCTGTCGCGCGCTGGCCAGCCCGTCAATCTGTCCGCCCGCGAATACCAGCTCCTGCACACCCTGCTGAGCAAGGCCGGGCGCGTGCTCTCGCGCGAGCAGCTCGAAAGTGCGCTCTATGGCTGGGACGAGGAGGTCGAGAGCAATGCCGTCGAGGTGCACATCCATCATCTGCGCAAAAAGCTCGGCACTGAGCTGATCCGCACCGTGCGCGGTGCCGGCTACGTGATCGACAGGGCCTGA
- a CDS encoding ATP-binding protein, which translates to MHSLRLRLLLWLIPSVLLLWIGALGFSYVDSRREMQDVFDRYLLQIAQSLLSQGATPAALSPEIAEEIEHEDEHQLVFRVLDRAGRVISQSAGARVFPLQTPEGFSRLRVHGVQWRVLTFNEAGSQRRVLVAEPQDVRDEMLREFIWDTFMPVVLALPFLALLIWLGVGRGLKPLRELARTLKTRAPDSLAPVQLENPPAELQPLQVALNELLGRLAEAFARERRFTADAAHELRTPIAGIRLQAQVALRSTEDDARRQALRQVIQGADRATHLVAQLLTLARLEPGHVLEKAPVDLCALTEESVASLAHDAAARGTRLSLRCEAPIWVQGEAGSLGILLRNLIDNAIRYGGSQGSVEIDIRQGEPGIELSVMDAGPGIPPEERQRVLERFYRRLGTEEEGSGLGLSLVARIAAMHSASLQLGAGLNGRGLGVFIRFPG; encoded by the coding sequence ATGCATTCCCTGCGCCTGCGCCTGCTGCTCTGGCTGATTCCCTCGGTGTTGCTGCTGTGGATCGGCGCGCTGGGCTTCAGCTATGTCGACAGTCGCCGCGAGATGCAGGACGTGTTCGACCGCTATCTGCTGCAGATCGCGCAGAGCCTGCTCAGCCAGGGCGCCACGCCCGCCGCGCTGTCGCCGGAAATCGCCGAAGAAATCGAACATGAGGACGAGCATCAGCTCGTATTCCGGGTTCTCGATAGGGCCGGGCGGGTCATAAGCCAGTCCGCAGGTGCTCGCGTGTTCCCGCTGCAGACCCCCGAAGGTTTTTCCCGCCTGCGCGTTCATGGTGTACAATGGCGGGTGCTCACCTTCAATGAAGCCGGCAGCCAGCGCCGGGTGCTGGTGGCCGAGCCCCAGGACGTGCGCGACGAGATGTTGCGCGAGTTCATCTGGGATACTTTCATGCCGGTGGTGCTGGCCCTGCCATTTCTGGCGCTGCTGATCTGGCTTGGGGTGGGCCGCGGGCTCAAGCCCCTGCGCGAGCTGGCGCGCACTCTCAAGACTCGCGCGCCGGATTCGCTAGCGCCGGTGCAACTCGAAAATCCCCCCGCCGAACTGCAGCCCTTGCAGGTGGCCCTCAACGAACTACTCGGCAGGCTGGCGGAGGCCTTCGCGCGCGAGCGGCGCTTCACTGCCGATGCCGCGCATGAACTGCGCACCCCGATTGCCGGCATCCGCCTGCAGGCTCAGGTGGCCCTGCGCAGTACGGAAGACGATGCCCGGCGTCAGGCCCTGCGCCAGGTGATTCAGGGCGCGGATCGCGCCACGCATCTGGTGGCGCAGTTGCTGACACTGGCGCGGCTGGAACCGGGGCATGTCCTGGAGAAAGCGCCGGTGGATCTCTGTGCCCTGACCGAGGAAAGCGTGGCCAGTCTCGCCCATGATGCCGCCGCGCGCGGCACCCGGCTTTCCCTGCGCTGCGAGGCCCCGATATGGGTGCAGGGCGAGGCCGGCAGCCTGGGCATCCTGCTGCGCAATCTCATCGACAATGCCATCCGCTACGGCGGATCGCAGGGCTCGGTCGAGATCGATATCAGGCAAGGGGAGCCCGGAATCGAGCTGTCCGTGATGGATGCGGGACCCGGCATTCCGCCTGAGGAGCGGCAGCGGGTACTGGAGCGTTTCTATCGGCGCCTGGGCACGGAGGAGGAGGGCAGTGGGCTCGGACTGTCGCTGGTGGCGCGCATTGCCGCCATGCATAGTGCCAGTCTGCAACTCGGCGCGGGCCTGAACGGACGCGGGCTCGGAGTATTCATCCGCTTTCCGGGCTGA
- a CDS encoding cyclopropane-fatty-acyl-phospholipid synthase family protein, which produces MWLEQRVLQQVGRRLSDQQIPLRVVLWNGESHELGPQPKVDLHLKSPRAVRHFLRPNLDRLGEAYVEGEIDIRGPLEQTLHIAEALCPGTGKGRTRPLLSHLIHRHSRQRDAESIQRHYDISNDFYALWLDRNMVYSCAYYRSGQEDIHQAQEQKLDHICRKLRLQPGEQFLDIGCGWGALIVWAARHYGVRATGVTLSQGQYQHARQRIREEGLEGQVEVRLQDYRDIPGDAIYDKIASVGMFEHVGIKQLPVYFASIQRLLKPGGLVLNHGITTCDPDPRHAGVDADSFIHRYVFPNGELAHLSLVLNALERQDLETLDVESLRLHYAKTLMHWVSRLDAQQSRALELAGERSFRIWRIYMAASAHAFLRGWISIYQVLATRQETSGLVRHPWTREYQYANPMAHNQPEEELQAAASSQPLPM; this is translated from the coding sequence ATGTGGCTGGAGCAGCGGGTATTGCAGCAGGTTGGGCGGCGGCTCTCGGATCAGCAGATCCCACTACGCGTGGTGCTCTGGAATGGCGAAAGCCATGAACTCGGCCCGCAGCCGAAGGTGGATCTGCACCTGAAATCGCCTCGCGCAGTGCGCCATTTCCTGCGTCCGAATCTGGATCGGCTGGGCGAGGCCTATGTCGAAGGCGAGATCGACATTCGTGGTCCGCTGGAACAGACCCTGCACATTGCCGAGGCGCTCTGCCCGGGGACCGGCAAGGGCCGTACCCGCCCCCTCCTGAGCCACCTCATCCACCGCCACAGTCGCCAGCGTGATGCCGAATCCATCCAGCGGCATTATGACATCTCCAATGATTTCTACGCGCTCTGGCTGGACCGCAACATGGTCTACTCCTGCGCCTACTACAGGAGCGGCCAAGAGGACATCCACCAGGCCCAGGAGCAGAAGCTCGACCACATCTGCCGCAAGCTGCGCCTGCAACCCGGTGAACAGTTTCTCGACATCGGTTGTGGCTGGGGGGCGCTGATTGTCTGGGCGGCTAGGCATTATGGCGTGCGCGCCACTGGCGTGACCCTCAGCCAGGGCCAGTATCAGCATGCCCGTCAGCGCATCCGCGAGGAGGGCCTGGAAGGACAGGTCGAGGTCCGCCTGCAGGATTACCGCGACATTCCGGGCGATGCGATTTACGACAAGATCGCTTCGGTGGGCATGTTCGAGCACGTCGGCATCAAGCAGCTACCCGTCTATTTCGCCAGCATCCAGCGCCTGCTCAAACCAGGCGGGCTGGTGCTCAACCATGGCATCACCACCTGCGACCCAGATCCACGGCACGCCGGGGTGGATGCCGACAGCTTCATCCATCGCTATGTCTTTCCCAATGGCGAACTGGCGCATCTGAGCCTGGTGCTCAATGCCCTGGAGCGGCAGGATCTCGAAACACTCGACGTCGAATCCCTGCGGCTGCACTACGCCAAGACCCTGATGCACTGGGTGAGTCGGCTCGATGCGCAGCAGTCACGCGCACTTGAACTGGCGGGTGAACGCAGTTTCCGCATCTGGCGCATTTACATGGCCGCGTCCGCGCATGCCTTCCTGCGCGGCTGGATCTCGATCTATCAGGTGCTTGCGACCCGTCAGGAGACCAGCGGGCTGGTCCGTCATCCCTGGACCCGCGAGTATCAGTACGCCAATCCGATGGCGCACAACCAGCCCGAAGAGGAGTTGCAAGCGGCCGCAAGTTCCCAGCCCTTGCCAATGTGA
- a CDS encoding GlsB/YeaQ/YmgE family stress response membrane protein, translating into MGILGWIVFGLIVGVLAKWIMPGNDPGGIFMTILLGIAGALLGGFIASAIGLGTANSFTLGSMIIAILGAILLLFIYRSVRRT; encoded by the coding sequence ATGGGCATTCTTGGATGGATCGTGTTTGGGCTGATCGTGGGTGTACTGGCCAAGTGGATCATGCCGGGCAATGACCCAGGCGGCATCTTCATGACCATTCTGCTGGGCATTGCCGGCGCCCTGCTGGGTGGCTTCATCGCCAGCGCCATCGGTCTGGGAACGGCGAACAGCTTTACGCTGGGCAGCATGATCATCGCCATACTGGGCGCGATACTACTGCTCTTCATCTATCGATCGGTGCGAAGAACCTAA
- a CDS encoding BON domain-containing protein — translation MAKQHDQDLKPTPAQPSGNPGQTDRETRLDSVEDWPVDLEEYVSADETMPRDETWPESRDEQPIQHPTADTGDLNEDPKSGLTDDFLASREEAISYVPPQHPVPDDSFHEANSPDREGMAPAEHQGLGREDMLPDSDPMIREADELLRAVMETLQVRGDFDEERLDLTVDGDIVTVRGEVDSSEELEALLETIASVEGVSEVLDEVYVIGD, via the coding sequence ATGGCGAAGCAACACGACCAGGATCTCAAGCCGACGCCGGCCCAGCCATCGGGCAATCCCGGCCAGACCGATCGGGAGACCCGGCTCGACAGCGTCGAGGACTGGCCCGTCGATCTTGAGGAGTATGTCTCCGCCGATGAGACCATGCCACGTGACGAGACCTGGCCGGAATCGCGCGACGAACAACCGATTCAACACCCGACGGCCGATACCGGGGACCTCAACGAGGACCCGAAGTCGGGTCTGACGGACGACTTCCTGGCCTCCCGCGAGGAGGCAATATCGTATGTGCCGCCGCAACACCCAGTGCCGGACGACAGCTTTCACGAGGCCAATTCGCCGGACCGCGAGGGCATGGCACCCGCCGAACATCAGGGTCTGGGCCGGGAAGACATGCTGCCGGACAGTGATCCGATGATCCGGGAGGCCGATGAACTGTTGCGGGCGGTCATGGAGACCTTGCAAGTTCGGGGAGATTTCGATGAGGAGCGGCTGGACCTGACGGTGGATGGCGACATTGTAACTGTCCGGGGAGAGGTCGATTCCTCCGAGGAACTGGAGGCGCTACTGGAAACCATCGCGTCGGTAGAGGGTGTATCAGAAGTACTGGATGAGGTGTACGTCATCGGCGACTAG
- a CDS encoding isochorismatase family protein, translating to MTLLARADESLLLLIDLQDRLLGAINPDTRHALIHQASVLAQSARLLDIPVLHTEQHRQGLGPTTTALQPFLDTPAIDKTQFSCCGVSGVDAALASANRRCIVIAGVETHICVLQTALQLQAAGHAVFVVEDAVASRNDAHKTNALARLRQAGIIVSNVESTLFEWLADAGHHAFKSISALIR from the coding sequence ATGACCCTGCTCGCCCGCGCGGATGAATCCCTGCTCCTGCTGATCGACCTGCAGGACAGATTGCTGGGCGCCATCAACCCGGATACCCGCCACGCGCTGATCCATCAGGCGAGCGTGCTTGCCCAGTCGGCAAGGTTGCTGGACATCCCGGTACTGCATACCGAGCAGCACCGTCAAGGCCTGGGGCCGACCACGACCGCCTTGCAGCCATTCCTGGATACACCCGCCATCGATAAGACGCAATTTTCCTGCTGCGGCGTGAGCGGCGTGGATGCCGCGCTTGCCAGCGCCAACCGACGCTGCATCGTGATCGCCGGCGTGGAGACGCACATCTGCGTGCTGCAGACCGCCTTGCAACTGCAGGCCGCAGGCCATGCCGTGTTCGTCGTCGAGGACGCGGTCGCCTCCCGGAACGATGCCCACAAGACCAATGCCCTGGCGCGCCTGCGCCAGGCCGGCATCATCGTCAGCAATGTCGAATCCACCCTGTTCGAATGGCTGGCAGATGCCGGCCACCACGCCTTCAAATCCATCTCCGCCCTGATCCGCTGA
- a CDS encoding rhodanese-like domain-containing protein, whose product MQHIRPQALKARLELGESPFLLDVREPWENQLVALPGSTLIPMGEVPARLAEIPRDQEVIVYCHHGVRSMQVGYFLDHHGVQVTNLLGGIDAWSLQADPQTPRY is encoded by the coding sequence ATGCAGCACATCCGCCCGCAAGCGCTCAAGGCACGGCTGGAACTGGGAGAAAGCCCCTTTCTCCTGGACGTGCGCGAGCCCTGGGAAAATCAGCTCGTCGCCCTGCCCGGCAGCACGCTGATCCCCATGGGCGAAGTGCCGGCACGTCTCGCTGAAATCCCCCGTGACCAGGAAGTGATCGTCTATTGCCATCATGGCGTGCGCAGCATGCAGGTCGGTTACTTTCTGGACCACCATGGCGTGCAGGTCACCAATCTGCTCGGCGGCATCGATGCCTGGTCCCTGCAGGCCGACCCACAAACACCCCGCTATTGA
- a CDS encoding protein-L-isoaspartate O-methyltransferase has translation MDFELARRNMIESQIRTWEVLDPTVLDTIARTHREDFVPVAYRRMAFGDFNIPIGEGEYMWTPKQEARVLQELMLRPEDKVLEVGTGSGYFTALLAAMSAHVVSVDDIPAFTEAAAGKLESHGIGNVTLETGDAARGWDRHGPYDVIVITGSVPKLPEAFKRSLNIGGRLIAIVGKSPVMNARRYTRVAENVFESEDLFETDIAPLRNVEEERVFVF, from the coding sequence ATGGATTTCGAGCTTGCCCGCCGCAACATGATTGAATCCCAGATCCGGACCTGGGAAGTTCTGGACCCCACTGTGCTGGACACCATTGCGCGCACCCACCGCGAGGACTTCGTGCCCGTCGCCTATCGCAGGATGGCCTTCGGCGACTTCAACATTCCCATTGGCGAAGGCGAATACATGTGGACGCCCAAGCAGGAGGCCCGGGTGCTGCAGGAGTTGATGCTCCGCCCCGAAGACAAGGTGCTCGAAGTGGGCACCGGCAGCGGCTATTTCACGGCCCTGCTGGCGGCCATGAGCGCGCATGTGGTCTCGGTGGACGACATACCGGCCTTTACCGAAGCCGCCGCGGGAAAACTGGAAAGCCATGGCATCGGCAATGTCACGCTGGAAACCGGAGATGCCGCACGCGGCTGGGACCGGCACGGTCCCTATGACGTGATCGTGATCACAGGGTCCGTGCCGAAACTGCCGGAAGCCTTCAAGCGCTCGCTGAACATCGGCGGCAGGCTGATTGCCATCGTCGGCAAGTCGCCGGTGATGAATGCCCGCCGCTACACGCGCGTTGCCGAGAACGTCTTTGAATCGGAAGATCTCTTCGAGACCGACATTGCACCACTGCGCAATGTCGAGGAAGAGCGGGTCTTCGTGTTCTGA
- a CDS encoding cytochrome-c peroxidase, which yields MKTTLATALLATGLNLLTPAAGLAETGDQALLKQARQLFKPLPDNMATQENPISPARVELGRKLFFDPRISVDGTVSCARCHLPQLYGTDGLRKAIGNHGKANPRNSPTVLNAALQGAIAAHWRGDRKSVEDQAVQALVGPPSFGLAKYEDAIAKLKAIPGYLPLFKAAFPRDPSPFTQDNWGTAIGAYERTLVTPAPFDAYLKGNTRALSPTAQAGLREFISVGCASCHNGTGVGGTMYQKFGRFEDYWKLTGSKEPDKGRFDVTKNAADLYVFKVPILRNVVMTPPYFHDGSVTELPDAIRIMARAQLGKTLSDTQVKQIVAFLESLTGKLPENFQTVPVLPTSAFQAP from the coding sequence ATGAAAACAACCCTAGCGACCGCTCTCCTGGCCACTGGCCTGAACTTGCTCACTCCCGCAGCGGGGCTGGCTGAAACCGGCGATCAGGCTCTGCTCAAGCAGGCCCGGCAGCTGTTCAAACCCCTGCCTGACAACATGGCGACCCAGGAAAACCCGATCAGTCCAGCCCGGGTGGAACTGGGCCGCAAGCTCTTTTTCGACCCGCGCATCTCGGTGGACGGCACGGTCAGTTGCGCCCGTTGCCACCTGCCCCAGCTCTATGGCACCGATGGACTGCGCAAGGCCATCGGCAATCATGGCAAGGCCAATCCGCGCAACTCGCCCACGGTCCTGAATGCCGCACTCCAGGGCGCCATTGCGGCGCACTGGCGCGGCGACCGCAAATCGGTCGAGGATCAGGCGGTGCAGGCACTGGTAGGCCCCCCGAGCTTTGGCCTGGCAAAATATGAAGACGCCATTGCCAAACTCAAGGCCATCCCCGGCTATCTGCCGCTGTTCAAGGCCGCCTTCCCCAGGGATCCCTCACCGTTCACTCAGGACAACTGGGGCACCGCCATTGGCGCCTATGAGCGCACCCTGGTCACGCCCGCCCCCTTCGATGCCTATCTCAAGGGCAATACCAGGGCCCTGTCGCCCACCGCGCAGGCCGGATTGCGGGAATTCATCAGCGTCGGTTGCGCGAGCTGCCACAATGGCACCGGCGTCGGCGGCACCATGTATCAGAAGTTCGGCCGTTTCGAGGATTACTGGAAGCTGACCGGGAGCAAGGAGCCGGACAAGGGGCGCTTCGATGTCACCAAAAACGCGGCGGACCTTTACGTGTTCAAGGTGCCGATCCTGCGCAACGTGGTGATGACGCCGCCCTATTTCCATGACGGCTCGGTGACCGAACTGCCCGATGCCATCCGCATCATGGCCAGGGCCCAGCTCGGCAAGACGCTGAGTGATACACAGGTGAAACAGATCGTGGCGTTCCTGGAGAGCCTGACCGGCAAGCTGCCGGAAAACTTTCAGACCGTGCCGGTACTGCCGACCTCAGCCTTTCAGGCACCATGA
- a CDS encoding RNA polymerase sigma factor has protein sequence MKTDDFEGWVRQYRAFLYRAAWGLTGDRAAAEDLVQETFTQAWRSRHQLRMIESLQPWLYRILRREAGRRCSGQNLAPLEAADAVLVEFPAHDERIDLVRALQRISPRHREILVLYYLSELDYAGLADALEIPAGTVMSRLSRAREALRLALGKDRERHVRQGS, from the coding sequence ATGAAAACCGATGACTTCGAAGGCTGGGTGCGCCAGTACCGGGCCTTTCTCTACCGCGCCGCCTGGGGCCTGACCGGTGACCGTGCCGCCGCCGAGGATCTGGTGCAGGAAACCTTCACCCAGGCCTGGCGCTCGCGCCACCAGTTGCGCATGATCGAATCCCTGCAGCCCTGGCTGTATCGCATCCTGCGCCGCGAGGCCGGGCGCCGCTGTTCAGGCCAGAATCTGGCCCCGCTGGAGGCAGCCGACGCCGTGCTGGTGGAATTTCCGGCGCACGATGAGCGAATCGACCTGGTCCGGGCGCTGCAGCGCATCTCACCCAGGCACAGGGAGATCCTGGTGCTCTATTATCTCAGCGAACTGGATTACGCCGGACTGGCGGACGCGCTGGAGATCCCCGCCGGCACGGTGATGAGCCGCCTCAGCCGGGCACGCGAGGCCCTGCGCCTGGCGCTGGGCAAGGACAGGGAGCGCCATGTCCGGCAGGGATCCTAA
- a CDS encoding late competence development ComFB family protein — protein MEFENVHNYFEHLVFNQVRKQLQDVSQDFCEDVACVALNSLPPRYVRQSVDLLFYMSIEESKEMEGRVEAAVTQAIEYVSTRMRDREGI, from the coding sequence GTGGAATTCGAGAATGTCCACAACTACTTCGAACATCTGGTGTTCAATCAGGTCAGGAAGCAACTGCAGGACGTGTCGCAGGACTTCTGCGAAGATGTCGCCTGCGTGGCGCTGAACAGCCTGCCGCCGCGCTATGTGCGCCAGTCCGTGGACCTGCTGTTTTACATGAGCATCGAGGAAAGTAAGGAGATGGAGGGGCGGGTCGAGGCGGCGGTGACGCAGGCCATCGAATATGTCAGCACCCGCATGCGCGACCGGG